In Pyxicephalus adspersus chromosome 10, UCB_Pads_2.0, whole genome shotgun sequence, the DNA window CACCAGTTTCCATGTGTAAAACTGAACAATGACACACGGGTAGCTATACTGGCTCTGAATGTTGTCTTTAACTACCTTCTAACATTGGGCTGAAAATTAGGTGTCTGACAGAGGCCAAATATCTCATATGCACTAAATGAAGTTACTGCTTTGACTTTAACTAAGGAAAAATGTGatggttttgtaattttaattaataaaaattttaaagctgCTGTGATATAAATGAGTTTGTGCTTCCCTTTTTGTTTACCAATcggaaacaataaaagaaaacttttctttcaCGCACAGGATTCTCCCAAGGCACAGAATCGGAGGACAATTGAGTGTTGCCGTACTGACTTCTGTAATAGGGATTTGCAACCAACATTACCTCCGGATGAGAGGAATGGTAAAACCCCCAAATCTTTATACCACAACATTTTCTCATGTGTTCATTTGTTTAGGCAGATTTAGGTTCAGTCATTTATTGGAAGCTGCTTAATGCATGTCtacactttttataaaataagggGGTTCTGTTTCTAAAAcctctgaaacattccctggtggataatcaattactgccattaaaacacatagaccagggaatgtttcatggAATCTTAGATCCACTGCTTTATGAACAGACCCCTCAAACGGCAAACGAAGCAAACTGATATGATACTCAAAAAATATTGCACAGACATGCACTTTCTTCAGAGCCAGCTAGAATAATAGTGTGGATCAGACAGATAAACTAACAATATTTGTACTCCATATCTGTTCTGGTAAAgtttttattcattgtatatatgtgcactttgttttttttttctctctctgacATTGGCTTGCTTTATGCCCAAAAATGCCTCATTTTGTGTAGTTAGTTCACTTGTATAATCTCTATaatatggatttgtttttgtctttgcagGGGGTTTTTTTGACAGACGTGCACACCTCATCGCTCTTATCATATCTATTGTTGTCTGCCTATTTATCATGGTGGTCTTCATCTTCATCACTTGTATCTACAAGTAAGAACTGCTCATACCTATCTTTTAATACTGCATAAACTAAGATCTTTGTGTCCTGTTGAAGAGGAATGCCCCATAAACAGTTATTATTGGCACAACTTTCCCAGCATGAGCTTTATTGGAATTATAAactattttcaatgtaaaataacatcAGTATGATGTAAATAATGCTGTATTTGGCATGTATTTATACCcacttttatgtatatttgtatggcATATGTATATTTGTCTGGCATATGCTAGGCCCAGGGTCAGCACCCAGTGACGACAAACCGCCATGTTGTAAAGAAGCAGCCACTGAGAGATCCCCTGTTGTAGCTGATCTGCAAACATTTATGATTTAAAACAATAACAATGAAAGTGAAAACGCGTAAGAATTTTAGAAAGGAATGTTTGtgtctgcaaaaaacaaaagaaatgcaacACTGCAGAGTATACGGTTtgtgcttttttgtatttatacaacTGGACCTTGGGAAAGCCGGACCTGGTCTGTTTCTAGCCAAATAGAATAACTATTCTGCCATCTGTGTACTCACCATGCAGATCAAACTTCCTTTTCtcttgtgtttattattttaaacatggaAATTTGTTAAGATTTCTCATACTTCCTATTGTATATCTGTGTGCAATATGTTTTAAGGAGGTCTGTCATAAGAACACCATGGGGCATCCGTTTCTTTTGCCTCCATAAAAAAAATCCGGTTGTCCACCTGTAATGCCAAttccttttagtaaatcactgacctggaacaaacatcgAGCTAAGGACCTTGGATTTTTTGATCTGGTTCAGGTGACCAAGTTCTATATTTATAAGACTAATTTACAACAAGCAATATTACTGATTAAGTGTTTAAACAATCATTggttacattttgtttctgttgcAGGAATAAACTGGCATCTCAGAGACTTCGCTATAACAGAGATCTGGGACAAGATGAAGCCTTCATACCAGCTGGAGAATCACTGAAAGCTCTCATTGACCTTTCACAAAGTTCTGGCAGCGGGTCAGGGCTTCCGCTTTTGGTAAGTTATTGCAaagtaaactttattatatttaattgcGATTAGTAAGAAACTAAGTATCCTTTACTGTCTGTTGACTTTTAGGTCCAGAGAACCATTGCTAAACAGATCCAGATGGTGAGACAGATTGGTAAGGGAAGATACGGAGAGGTTTGGATGGGAAAATGGAGAGGTGAAAAGGTAGCCGTCAAGGTCTTTTTCACAGCCGAAGAAGCAAGTTGGTTCCGGGAGACTGAAATTTACCAGACTGTGTTAATGCGCCATGAGAATATTCTTGGTAAGTCCTTGgcaaatatttgtgtttgtttaggAATTTCTAGTGGTTTGTAATTGGGCAGCAACACTGGTgtgacaaagctgagctgtgtgGCGTTCCTAGAGAGTTCATTGCATTGGTGTTGAGGCTGCAGAGAGAAGGTAAATCTATTTTCTAGTTTGTACGCCTTCCACTGAATTTATACAACAAGCAGGATGCACCACATTTTGTCAGGACTCTACGGTCTACCCAATTCTCGTCAAGATCCTCCAGTCCTCTAAATatattactgttcattttttaCTCTGCTCCCGTTTTTCAACAACCTTGTGATAACTTTTCATAAGTTATTTTGACGTTCTATGTAGTGTTTCTTTTCCTTAGTTCGTCAAGGAGCAATTTACTGTTCTGTTACAACTACGTAGTTTTTACTTTATGCTAAGAATTTTCTGCATTCTGTCTCCACAGGTTTCATAGCTGCTGATATTAAGGGAACTGGGTCCTGGACACAAATGTATCTGATTACAGAATATCATGAGAATGGATCTTTGTATGATTTTCTCAAGTGTGCCACTTTGGATACAAGATCCCTCCTCAAGCTGGCTTATTCTGCTGCCTGTGGCTTGTGTCACCTGCACACGGAGATCTATGGTACGCAAGGAAAACCGGCAATCGCACACAGGGAtctgaaaagcaaaaacattctCATCAAGGAAAACTGGACGTGCTGCATTGCTGACCTGGGACTGGCAGTCAAATTCAACAGGTAAGTTGGTTGATAAGTAATACTAAATATACCCCAACAATCTATATGTAAGTCAGTATATGAACTTTAACCCATAATGATAGTGAGGATTGTGGGAGATGTGGTACTGAATTCTTACACAACCCCTAGttctcaggttttttttcttttctatccaCCTATAGCAACCACTCTTTATACTCTGGTTGTTAAATTGTTATTGCACTGGGTTCTATATAAACTACAATGTCTTTTTTCCTTCTAGTGACACCCATGAAGTGGACATTCCGTTGAATACACGTGTAGGCACCAAACGCTACATGGCGCCTGAAGTTTTGGATGAAAGTCTGAACAAGAACCACTTCCAAGCTTACATAATGGCGGACATTTATAGCTTCAGCTTAATCATTTGGGAAATGACCCGCCGCTGCATCACTGGTGGTAAGGCAATCACATTCTATTGTATTTTTGCAGTGCATTTAACTTATGTCTTTCATTAGAAGAGTTGGCAATAATGATCACCCGATtgtgctggttgcctggctgtgtCAGTGTCACATAAAGCACCAAAATCAAAGCATGAGCCTGGCATTCAGGGGAATGACCTTCTCATTAGGAGCGGTTATCAGTAGCTGCCTCCATATTTCCCTCCTGACAGGTGTCCTACAAGCAGCTTGTTGGTTTCAGGGCACAACCTATATTGGTTGTGCCTTGTAACAGACCGAAACAAGTTGTTGATGTACTTTTTGATGTGTTAGCCATTGTTTTGTAATCGGAGCCATCTTGGAAAAAATGATGTTTGTATGAAGACGCCTGACCTTCATACTTGTGGAAGTTCAGCAAGGAAAAAATTACAGCTCCATGTCACACGCCAATTTTTCAGACTTAGTACATTatatgcaataaaagaaaatccCTGGTAATCCTAATAAAAATCACAGCCATTGTTAATGAGTAGTCCAACATAAAATTAGCCTTGGGTGACAGCATATATTCCTCCATAGAGTGCAGTAAATGAACATTGTCATCCTGAAATACTTTTATTAGACTGCCATGTACCATTATCAGTAAAATAATCCTAATATTGGACATATGTCTTGTTATGGAGACCATTTATGGGTTCAGGTCCATGTGAGGACTGGTAAGTTAAATGTAGACCAAATATTTTTCGATTTAGACACGTttattgcttttctgtttttttacacattacaatacattataaatagtaggttcaacctaacctactatgaatataaaaacaagtaaatggGAATAGTGCTGGTAAATGTCAACAGAGAAACTAAATGTTAAGGGTTCTATGTCTGCTTTCTGTGTCCTATCGTTTTGGAGATTTATCTTTATGTTCTTTGATCTGTatatattgtgttaataaaacaCAGGATAGGAGCTGCTGCTGTTAATTTACTTAGAATTCTGATGACTGgttaaactaaatatatatattcctagcAGATTGTTGTTCATCATCATGACACCTCTAAGGTGGGGCATTCTGTGTACATTTTCTTCATATCCTTTGAAatcattttaacacttttttttgttatttccatGTTCAGTGCTTGAGAGCAATCTTGAAACTGATGGCTGAGTGTTGGGCTCAGAATCCCGCATCCCGTCTAACAGCCCTTCGAATCAAAAAGACGCTTGCAAAGATGGTTGAGGCTCAAGATGTAAAGATTTGACAATGGGGATGTTGGCTTGAGAACTAAGACTCTGAATAGAGGGAGTGGGCACTCTGCAGGCTGCTATATACTGACCTTGTTCAGTACTGTGTGTATATGGTGCAGAGTGGATCGTCTCTTCATTGGGAGCttctgtgtacaaaaaaaaacaatctttttctttttatattttatcaagaCTTTTATCACAAACTCCCGTTTAATGGGTAATAAATCGCATGTTAACATTATTTTGCTTTCCGTGAAAGCAGCATTCGTGTTTAaacccatgtatttttttttccctttttgtttatttttgcagcagagatgtgttattttattacctttttaatgtttttatggaaGCTGAGAATCTTTCTGTGCCACGTATCATTTTTTGCcacactttaaactttttttttccttccattttttttttgtgtacccAATAAAATGCCAAATCAATTCGGAGGAACCTTTTCTtcatcaaagagaaaaaaaaatcaccgggatattttttttttacaaaatggacATTATTTGTTATAAGTACCAGCCTGATATGTACAGTTCTCATACTAAAGTAAAATTAATTCCTGATCAAGATGTTTCGGTAAATAATGAATAGCTGGCTTGGAATGTTTTTTTGAAGCAGTTTTCCTCAGGGCtctttcagctgggtgcaccactggGAACgtcagtaaccacacggctgtttttgggtggtcacaatacaggggcaccaCCCGGATGAAAACTTCATGTTCTTATGTTAAGGGTCACTTACACACTAtgtgttttcattcatttctgcACACTGCTTTAAGACGTTAAATTCATTTTGGATGTGCTGGCAGTGCTCCTCAATATGCTGATCTGTCCCCATACAGAGCACCACAATGCTCACATACTGTGTAAAATTAACAGCTGGTTCCATGTGTTTTGCTGTATATTACTGCTGTGCACAGATCTGAATGAACCCTGAAGGAATCcaggccagtttttttttattaaatggtatTCATTTGTATGGTGAGCTTGGGGCCCACTGTATGAATTTTGATTGTTGGGTTTCTGTTAGGGAcattatttcttgttttgttttttttaaaaggtgatttGCCCAGAGCTGAGAGACAGATTAGATTGTTTTAGGGTTTCTGTAATTAAAACTTTTCTGTGCAGGGAGGTGAACGCTTCTCATTGGTAGTCACAGTAAGAGGGAACGTGTTTAGCCAGTACACTAGAATGACGACTTACAGAACAGGAGCgataaagcataataaaattataatatattgcagtccctagatgtggtgactaaattgtttttactttcagGAAGTGTTGTGGGCTGAACTGGAagcttaaggctgggtctacatggactttttttaaaaaaaacacatgttaacGTTCCTATTGcagttttttgcacttttatctttttaaagcttgcctttaaaatgcttgaaaacgcCTATGCTGCGGTTTCCCCTGTTTTTAACCAATTTGCATAATAATAAGTGCTTCAAACCACGGGAAAACTTCAGATTGAAATGAATTGAAGTGTTAACCTAGCAGTTTAATCTTTTTAACGTTGCAAgtaacgtttaagataaatgtcataaacgtgcctcaggAAAacctcctggtgtagattaacccattggaatgcatggggatttcaaagtGCTTTAAAAGCCTTGGGTTAAACGCTAGGggaacagtctgtgtagactcaGCCTACAACCATCTTACAcacatctgatgtgtacagcagtcccctgccATTCTCCCTCAATCTGGCACAGGGACCAATCAGTAATGactgctcactcatcctcccccctcccatctccattgAATTGAATGGCCCTGTGTATGCGGTGCTATAGTTTACTAGctgaaaataaagagaacaatCCACATCATCTGATGACTGGCACAATGCAGTGTGTAGCGTTTTAGGTTTTGGGTGTAAATATGACTTAAGGAGTGAAAGTCTGGTTTGACATACAAGTATGAAGGCAAAAATTGTGTAGAAGTAACTGTGTGCTAGACCCAAAGCTTAACACCGTGACATTAAAATGATTGCAGTCACTAAAATCTACTTTAGCATTATAATTCTGTTGTAAGTAAGTATATTTCATAAGTACTTAGTGGTCCTGCCATGCAGTTCCCTGTTTGGGCATTTTTTATTGGGTGGTGATGGCTGGCCTTGTGTTCACATGTGAGAGTGTTGGTGCCGACAGtaatggtccactgttgtcacatTGACCACTGGAGCGGGGCAACAATGTGCCAACACTGAATTGCAtccatatagacaggaagtggcttaaaaaaaaaggcaggtcAGAAGTTTCCATGCTGTGGCTGAGGTGGGCTAGTTATTTATATTAAGCAAATTATTCTCTGTGGTAAGATACTTTGCCACCTGCCTTTCTTCATAGCATGACCACCAAGTATATTTCTGGAAGGGCCTGTAGGTAAAGATGTCTGATAGCTTGACCATTACATAAGAAAACGGGCACACTGCTTTTCCTGTGCAGTCACTGTATAAGATGTGTGCATGGTGGGCAAAGGTTCACACAGCCCCAGGTGACCAATTCTAAAGAGAAAAGGTAATTCTTACCTGAGATGGTCGAGTTCTGTCCGGGGTCGTTACTGGAGctggtttatttgtaaaatttttgctttgtctttacTTTGTTCTCAGTCCTTGTACGCTCCTCGCAGATTATAGGTTACTGTAACCCTCACATCACAAATTCCATTAAAACCTGTGGTGTAGACGCAACCTAAAAAGGCCAAGTATTAAAGTTTTTagcttttacaaaatacatttgtttacagATTGGAATTGCATTATACAGGAAATACTATTCGGGCAGTGAGGGGCATCTTCAAGTACAGGTTATCTTTACAAAATAATTCCATAAATCGAATACTGTTACAGTCCACATAAGCTACGtctccatttcttttattcacGTATTAGGCTGCTTGTCATTCGTGCACAGGGCTGCAGTGTCAGATCTCTGATGGCTGCTATCCTGTAACTAATCCAGCTGCTCTGGAGGTGATGTAGATGGTTAATATTGATGACTAATAATCGGGGAGTTTATATTGTGACAGAATTTTATCACACCTCTAATAAATTATATAGTAATATGACATCCACATAAGCGGCATGATGCTCATGTACGGATGTAGGATTCTGTTGGGGAGATCTTGTTTCTGACTCTCCCCCTAACCCCCCCCCAGGCTGTGGTAcaagaaataaatagaatttgGATTGTTGGGGCAGGAATTGTTGTCTTTTGCCATTCTGTAATAGGCAGTTCAGGCCATGTAAAAAATCATCAAACCTCATAAAATAAAACCcaagtttttatatttgtcttggACGCTTATAGACAAGTTGGATATGCCAAATGTTTCAATTGATTTGCTGATCTATAAAGACTTTCTCCTCCGTCCAAACACAAACTTGCCTTACTATTTACATATGTGCTGCGAGTACACGTCACTGCTAATATACCGCACTCATTATTATATTCCCAACGACACTTCCACAAACCACCTTTTGTGGTTATCGCACATTATGGCGCACAGGCAGTTTATTCAGGTGAATGGGTTGCTTAGCATTGTGCATGGTACCACACGTGTTCTGGCAGCACATATGTGGGCCCCACAAAtctgaatttactttttttttttttatttgttaggagAATGTTTAATGCAACATTGCACCCAGAGAAAAACCTACAAGAGCCTTCAAGCGTTTTTTTAGTTCTCGCATGTCTTGTGTATTATTGTGTTACATATTTCATGTCATTTGTTGATAATAAACATGGAAATCCTCCACAAATGTCCCCAATACTAGTAGACCATTAACCCTTTATGCAACTCTTCTGTAAGTTTTGTTTGGTTTCCTTACGTCCTTACCTACAGGGATCAAAGGGAACATCTCTGAGTATGTATTCTGTCCTAATGTACCAATGTCTGACCTGACGTGTATCATAATGTATACAGTAAGATACCATTGTAGGTAATATAGTAAGTGTAAATAGTTAAGAGAATGATAACCTAAAGCAGCGGCTATActattatgatatataaatatatataaatgccatAAATGTAGAATAACCTCTCAAAGTGTAacactaaatgtattttgtacagcATCTGATTTCAAAGGTGCCTTATATTAAGTTTACCATAAATTGCTTTGTTCTGTACACAGACTATGTCCAATGTATCATTTCTAAGTAAATAAGCTTATTTTAGTAAATACGTGTCTGGTATGTTTTTAATATTCTCTTTCCTGTTTTTTGTACATTGAGCCAATTTATTATCTAAAGAAGGGTAAGACAGTGTTGTACATACCAATAATCGATCCTTTTACCATCGACCAGTCTTTTGTTGGAGATTATCTGGTTACTGTGGGCAACACTTGACAGCTCTGTCTTCCCTCAGATTATCTTTGAAGCTTTGGTCTGGTTTCACCTGTTCAGATATAAATGGTATATTAAGTATCAGAAGCCAAATTCACGCTTCATATTTCGTGAAAGAAGCAGAAGATATCAATGATATATGgtgtaaatgaaaaatatgagTCTGTGTGTAAAGTCCATCTGTCATGGATAACAGTGACTGCCAGTGCTGGGCCTTCTATATTCAACTTCAATATTTCTGAACCACAGACCTGAAACCAGCATCAGATTTCCTCAATTCTATACTTTTTAGTCAATTACTCAATAAAGACAATGAATCAACCTGGAGGTAATTCATATTATtagcctgttgttttttttttgttttttttttatcaaacacgCAGAAATGGTAATTAGCTGGGTATTATTAGGTATACAGTACTTTAGCATGAATATGTCTTGTACCCCAACACGTTTCGCACATTGGATTCTTCAGGGTATTTTTGAGACTTAACTAGATTGGCAATGTTAACAGagattatacaaaataaataaaattgaccttGACAGATCANNNNNNNNNNNNNNNNNNNNNNNNNNNNNNNNNNNNNNNNNNNNNNNNNNNNNNNNNNNNNNNNNNNNNNNNNNNNNNNNNNNNNNNNNNNNNNNNNNNNNNNNNNNNNNNNNNNNNNNNNNNNNNNNNNNNNNNNNNNNNNNNNNNNNNNNNNNNNNNNNNNNNNNNNNNNNNNNNNNNNNNNNNNNNNNNNNNNNNNNNNNNNNNNNNNNNNNNNNNNNNNNNNNNNNNNNNNNNNNNNNNNNNNNNNNNNNNNNNNNNNNNNNNNNNNNNNNNNNNNNNNNNNNNNNNNNNNNNNNNNNNNNNNNNNNNNNNNNNNNNNNNNNNNNNNNNNNNNNNNNNNNNNNNNNNNNNNNNNNNNNNNNNNNNNNNNNNNNNNNNNNNNNNNNNNNNNNNNNNNNNNNNNNNNNNNNNNNNNNNNNNNNNNNNNNNNNNNNNNNNNNNNNNNNNNNNNNNNNNNNNNNNNNNNNNNNNNNNNNNNNNNNNNNNNNNNNNNNNNNNNNNNNNNNNNNNNNNNNNNNNNNNNNNNNNNNNNNNNNNNNNNNNNNNNNNNNNNNNNNNNNNNNNNNNNNNNNNNNNNNNNNNNNNNNNNNNNNNNNNNNNNNNNNNNNNNNNNNNNNNNNNNNNNNNNNNNNNNNNNNNNNNNNNNNNNNNNNNNNNNNNNNNNNNNNNNNNNNNNNNNNNNNNNNNNNNNNNNNNNNNNNNNNNNNNNNNNNNNNNNNNNNNNNNNNNNNNNNNNNNNNNNNNNNNNNNNNNNNNNNNNNNNNNNNNNNNNNNNNNNNNNNNNNNNNNNNNNNNNNNNNNNNNNNNNNNNNNNNNNNNNNNNNNNNNNNNNNNNNNNNNNNNNNNNNNNNNNNNNNNNNNNNNNNNNNNNNNNNNNNNNNNNNNNNNNNNNNNNNNNNNNNNNNNNNNNNNNNNNNNNNNNNNNNNNNNNNNNNNNNNNNNNNNNNNNNNNNNNNNNNNNNNNNNNNNNNNNNNNNNNNNNNNNNNNNNNNNNNNNNNNNNNNNNNNNNNNNNNNNNNNNNNNNNNNNNNNNNNNNNNNNNNNNNNNNNNNNNNNNNNNNNNNNNNNNNNNNNNNNNNNNNNNNNNNNNNNNNNNNNNNNNNNNNNNNNNNNNNNNNNNNNNNNNNNNNNNNNNNNNNNNNNNNNNNNNNNNNNNNNNNNNNNNNNNNNNNNNNNNNNNNNNNNNNNNNNNNNNNNNNNNNNNNNNNNNNNNNNNNNNNNNNNNNNNNNNNNNNNNNNNNNNNNNNNNNNNNNNNNNNNNNNNNNNNNNNNNNNNNNNNNNNNNN includes these proteins:
- the BMPR1A gene encoding bone morphogenetic protein receptor type-1A; translated protein: MSILIPSDYLHRAGQNLDIFPHKPGTKSNSELKKLENGVTLAPEDTLPFLNCYCYGYCPEDATNNTCITNGHWFAIIEEDDQGEISLTSGCMKLEGSDFQCKDSPKAQNRRTIECCRTDFCNRDLQPTLPPDERNGGFFDRRAHLIALIISIVVCLFIMVVFIFITCIYKNKLASQRLRYNRDLGQDEAFIPAGESLKALIDLSQSSGSGSGLPLLVQRTIAKQIQMVRQIGKGRYGEVWMGKWRGEKVAVKVFFTAEEASWFRETEIYQTVLMRHENILGFIAADIKGTGSWTQMYLITEYHENGSLYDFLKCATLDTRSLLKLAYSAACGLCHLHTEIYGTQGKPAIAHRDLKSKNILIKENWTCCIADLGLAVKFNSDTHEVDIPLNTRVGTKRYMAPEVLDESLNKNHFQAYIMADIYSFSLIIWEMTRRCITGGKAITFYCIFAVHLTYVFH